One window from the genome of Camelus dromedarius isolate mCamDro1 unplaced genomic scaffold, mCamDro1.pat HAP1_SCAFFOLD_114, whole genome shotgun sequence encodes:
- the LOC135320673 gene encoding serine/arginine repetitive matrix protein 1-like: protein MKRRPLIPAVNPAARPRPTGGAWQDAGPRGLSGRLQDGRALGVRTCWRPRAPLTATAADRSRQSSWRLRGLYPRGGRPPWRPWKSWRRPSSPSSPSSGRRLSHLSRYRRRLSPVSQHRSRRRLSRHRRRRRFSPLSRYRRRLSPLSRHRSRRRLSRHRSRRRFSPLSRYRRGLSLLIRHRSRRLTRYLRRLSPLSRHRSRRRFSPLSRYRRRFSLLSRHRSRRRLTRCRRRLSPLSRHRSRRRLSPLSQHRSLNRRRRLSPLSRHRSRRRLSPLSQHLSRCRLSRHRSRFSPSAGTAAASAPSASTAAAAASAGTAAATAPSAGTAAAAASAPSAGTAGSTATAARPPWVRSRCTDGRLKCMFITSRKSQAFTM from the exons ATGAAG CGGAGACCGCTGATTCCGGCTGTCAATCCCGCGGCCCGGCCTCGCCCCACCGGCGGAGCGTGGCAGGACGCAGGGCCGCGGGGGCTGTCGGGACGGCTCCAAGATGGCCGCGCGCTTGGGGTCCGCACCTGCTGGCGGCCTCGAGCCCCGTTAACTGCCACCGCTGCTGACCGGAGCCGCCAGTCGTCCTGGCGACTCCGGGGGCTGTACCCGCGGGGCGGGAGGCCGCCATGGCGACCCTGGAAAAGCTGGCGAAGGCCTTCGAGTCCCTCAAGTCCTTCCAGCGGCCGCCGCCTCAGCcacctcagccggtaccgccgccgcctcagccccgtcagccagcaccgcagccgccgtcgcctcagccggcaccgccgccgccgccgcttcagccccctcagccggtaccgccgccgcctcagccccctcagccggcaccgcagccgccgtcgcctcagccggcaccgcagccgccgccgcttcagccccctcagccggtaccgccgcggcctcagcctcctcatccggcaccgcagccgccgcctcaCCCGGTACctccgccgcctcagccccctcagccggcaccgcagccgccgccgcttcagccccctcagccggtaccgccgccgcttcagcctcctcagccggcaccgcagccgccgccgcctcacccggtgccgccgccgcctcagccccctcagccggcaccgcagccgccgccgcctcagccccctcagccagcaccgcagcctcaaccgccgccgccgcctcagccccctcagccggcaccgcagccgccgccgcctcagccccctcagccagcacctcAGCCGCTgtcgcctcagccggcaccgcagccgcttcagcccctcagccggtaccgccgccgcttcagccccctcagccagcaccgcagccgccgccgcctcagccggtaccgccgccgccacagccccctcagccggcaccgcagctgccgccgcctcagccccctcagccggcaccgcaggctcaaccgccaccgccgcccgtCCACCGTGGGTCAGGAGCCGCTGCACAGACG gaaggttaaaatgcatgttcataacatcaagaaaatcacaagcatttacgatgtaa